One genomic window of Niveibacterium sp. SC-1 includes the following:
- a CDS encoding 4Fe-4S binding protein: MKATAVSDCAMQRLFAGMRALGDGMARHRRWISAIQWCVIVFYAVTVSVPAFLPPPSNDASMLNNLTLFAQFLFWGVWWPGVILVTLFAGRVWCGVLCPEGALSETVSRYSANRPIPHWVKWEGWKFVAFLTTTVWGQLVSVYEYPKPVLLILGGSTVAAIIAALVWGRKRRVWCRHLCPVNGVFGLLSRYSIWRFRVDREAWDSVRAIRPVDCAPLVDIRRMTGTSACHMCGRCSGHRDAVTLVPRLPGAEIVAAHEETPSAWEIRLLIFGMIGLAIGAFQWSANPGLITVKQALAEWLVDHDSFWLLHDNAPWWLLTHYPAANDVFTWLDGGLVLGYIAVATALVGGWTWLWLKLAARALPGNALTNFRAIASCLIPLAGVSLFLGLSSLSISQLKAEGLTLAWLPTVRGLFLAGGQITCMWTAWHWLRRHFSGIHWLRAGCAFGLFVIASLPVPLSWIQMFYVW; the protein is encoded by the coding sequence ATGAAAGCGACGGCCGTCTCGGACTGCGCCATGCAGCGGCTCTTCGCGGGCATGCGCGCGCTCGGCGACGGCATGGCACGTCACCGCCGCTGGATCTCGGCGATCCAGTGGTGCGTGATCGTGTTCTACGCGGTGACCGTCAGCGTCCCCGCCTTCCTGCCACCGCCGTCCAACGACGCGTCGATGCTCAACAACCTGACGCTCTTCGCGCAGTTCCTGTTCTGGGGCGTGTGGTGGCCGGGCGTGATTCTCGTGACGCTGTTCGCCGGCCGCGTCTGGTGCGGCGTGCTGTGTCCCGAAGGGGCGCTGTCGGAAACGGTGTCGCGCTATTCGGCGAACCGCCCTATCCCGCACTGGGTGAAGTGGGAAGGCTGGAAATTCGTCGCCTTTCTCACCACCACAGTGTGGGGGCAACTCGTCAGCGTCTACGAGTATCCGAAGCCGGTGTTGCTGATCCTCGGCGGCTCGACGGTCGCGGCGATCATCGCTGCGCTGGTGTGGGGCCGCAAGCGCCGCGTGTGGTGTCGGCACCTATGTCCGGTCAACGGCGTATTCGGCCTCTTGTCGCGCTACTCGATCTGGCGCTTTCGCGTCGATCGCGAGGCCTGGGACTCGGTGCGCGCGATACGTCCGGTCGACTGTGCGCCGCTGGTCGACATCCGCCGCATGACTGGCACCTCCGCCTGCCACATGTGCGGCCGTTGCAGCGGCCATCGCGACGCGGTGACGCTGGTGCCGCGCCTCCCCGGCGCCGAGATCGTGGCTGCGCACGAGGAGACGCCATCGGCCTGGGAAATCCGCTTGCTGATCTTCGGCATGATCGGGCTGGCGATCGGCGCCTTCCAGTGGAGTGCGAACCCCGGGCTCATCACGGTCAAGCAGGCGCTTGCCGAGTGGCTCGTCGACCACGACAGCTTCTGGTTGCTGCACGACAACGCGCCCTGGTGGCTGCTCACCCACTACCCCGCGGCGAACGACGTCTTCACCTGGCTCGACGGCGGGCTCGTGCTGGGCTACATCGCGGTCGCGACGGCACTCGTCGGCGGATGGACCTGGTTGTGGCTCAAGCTTGCCGCTCGTGCGCTGCCTGGCAATGCGCTGACCAACTTCCGCGCGATCGCCTCGTGCCTGATTCCGCTGGCCGGCGTCAGCCTGTTCCTCGGACTGTCTTCCCTGTCGATCTCGCAGCTCAAGGCCGAAGGACTGACGCTCGCGTGGCTACCCACCGTGCGCGGACTCTTCCTCGCCGGCGGGCAGATCACCTGCATGTGGACCGCATGGCACTGGCTGCGACGCCACTTCTCCGGCATCCACTGGCTGCGCGCCGGATGCGCGTTCGGGCTTTTCGTCATCGCAAGCCTGCCGGTCCCGCTATCCTGGATCCAGATGTTCTACGTCTGGTAG
- a CDS encoding FTR1 family protein, giving the protein MLNVVMVVWRESLEAMLIVGILHAWLARNEACSRGRNALWLGVVAGLLLAVVLGWGMLEAQSALAGDALEYFQTGVLFVAAALVTQMVFWMARHARHMRRQLEAELSSAADSGNWFSVAAIAALTVAREGAETVVFLYGASFEAGAHSLWAAAGLGIALAAATAWLAARGLRLANTARLLRISSVLLLVFASALLVAGVERLIGNGSLPPLVEPLWNSAGLLDDASRTGNLVAQLAGYRAQPSLMLVIVWAAYWLLALVTLRRSRSPR; this is encoded by the coding sequence ATGCTCAACGTCGTAATGGTGGTCTGGCGCGAGAGTCTGGAAGCGATGCTGATCGTCGGCATCCTGCATGCGTGGCTCGCGCGCAACGAGGCCTGCTCTCGCGGCCGCAACGCGTTGTGGCTGGGCGTGGTCGCGGGACTGCTGCTCGCCGTCGTGCTCGGTTGGGGCATGCTCGAAGCCCAAAGCGCCCTCGCGGGCGATGCGCTGGAGTATTTCCAGACCGGCGTGCTCTTCGTCGCCGCGGCCTTGGTCACCCAGATGGTGTTCTGGATGGCGCGGCATGCGCGCCACATGCGGCGCCAACTGGAAGCCGAGCTGTCGTCCGCCGCGGATTCCGGCAACTGGTTCTCGGTGGCGGCGATCGCCGCGCTGACGGTGGCGCGCGAAGGTGCGGAAACGGTCGTGTTCCTCTACGGCGCGAGCTTCGAGGCCGGCGCGCATTCGCTGTGGGCCGCGGCCGGCCTTGGGATCGCGCTCGCCGCGGCGACCGCGTGGCTCGCCGCGCGCGGCCTGCGACTGGCGAACACCGCGCGACTGCTGCGGATATCGAGCGTGCTGCTGCTCGTCTTCGCGAGCGCCCTGCTGGTCGCGGGCGTCGAACGGCTGATTGGCAACGGCAGCCTGCCGCCGCTGGTCGAGCCGCTATGGAATTCCGCCGGCTTGCTCGACGATGCGAGCCGTACGGGGAACCTCGTCGCGCAACTCGCCGGCTATCGCGCGCAACCGTCCTTGATGCTGGTGATCGTCTGGGCCGCCTATTGGCTGCTGGCGCTCGTCACGTTGCGGCGCTCCCGGAGCCCGCGATGA
- a CDS encoding carbohydrate porin: MAAFRTKTLACAIAALAAAPLHAAAPSQQDLLRLIEKLNARVERLEQRNAELESQQKTPAREAALDKRVQELEAQQRSIAKGLDSDNISENEPDLTARLKAVESETLEMKKAAKKVDALDGLKIGASLVTVAQSAAHLPPGTADGESQLNYRGDVTIEMPLEPMGNVEHKVFAHFRMGQGQGLNAAFSRLGGFASAPNSTAFRASGAPDDDSVVILGEAWYQAAIPLPYDGFRPYSRETLELTFGKMDIFGFFDQNAVAGDESRQFLNSVFVHNPLLDAGGEVGVDANGFQPGFVASYLNSRSKPDSWKLTAGVFGTGEGANYSRVFTAPLTMVQAELSTNLFDGLRGSYRAYVWHSGQGVQLDDSSAHHTGWGVSVDQRVSDELFLFGRYGQLARGELKFDRALTLGGELNGSWWSRGDDALGLGWAWLRSSKAYRNQGGSADIDGDGNADQSFTPSGAEQLVELYYRYHVNGQFSLSPDVQVVRRMGANPDASTAAVYGVRAALAF; this comes from the coding sequence ATGGCCGCATTCCGCACGAAGACGCTGGCCTGCGCGATCGCCGCGCTGGCCGCGGCACCGCTGCATGCAGCAGCGCCGTCGCAGCAGGATCTGCTGCGGCTGATCGAAAAGCTCAATGCCCGCGTCGAGCGCCTCGAACAGCGCAACGCCGAACTGGAAAGCCAGCAGAAGACACCGGCGCGCGAAGCGGCGCTCGACAAGCGCGTGCAGGAACTCGAAGCGCAGCAGCGCAGCATCGCCAAGGGGCTGGACAGCGACAACATCAGCGAGAACGAGCCGGACCTCACTGCGCGTCTCAAGGCGGTCGAATCCGAGACGCTGGAAATGAAGAAGGCTGCCAAGAAGGTCGACGCGCTCGACGGTCTGAAGATCGGCGCGAGTCTGGTCACCGTCGCGCAATCGGCCGCCCATCTCCCGCCTGGCACGGCTGACGGCGAAAGCCAGCTCAACTACCGCGGCGACGTCACGATCGAGATGCCACTCGAGCCGATGGGCAACGTTGAACACAAGGTCTTCGCACATTTCCGCATGGGCCAGGGACAAGGCCTGAACGCAGCGTTCTCGCGGTTGGGCGGCTTCGCCAGCGCACCGAACTCGACGGCCTTCCGCGCCAGCGGCGCGCCCGACGACGACTCCGTCGTGATCCTGGGCGAAGCCTGGTACCAGGCCGCGATCCCCCTGCCCTACGACGGCTTCCGTCCGTACTCGCGCGAAACCCTGGAGCTGACTTTCGGCAAGATGGACATCTTCGGCTTCTTCGACCAGAACGCGGTCGCGGGAGACGAAAGCCGCCAGTTCCTCAACTCGGTGTTCGTGCACAACCCGCTGCTGGACGCAGGCGGCGAAGTTGGCGTCGACGCCAACGGCTTCCAGCCAGGATTTGTCGCGTCCTACCTGAACAGCCGCTCCAAGCCCGACAGCTGGAAGCTCACGGCCGGCGTGTTCGGCACCGGCGAAGGCGCGAACTACAGCCGCGTCTTCACGGCGCCGCTGACCATGGTGCAGGCCGAGCTGAGCACGAACCTGTTCGATGGCCTGCGCGGCAGCTACCGCGCCTATGTCTGGCACAGCGGGCAAGGCGTGCAGCTCGACGACAGCAGCGCGCACCACACCGGTTGGGGCGTGTCGGTCGACCAGCGCGTATCGGACGAACTGTTCCTGTTCGGCCGCTACGGCCAGCTCGCCAGGGGCGAACTGAAGTTCGACCGCGCCCTCACGCTCGGCGGCGAACTCAACGGCTCATGGTGGTCGCGCGGCGACGATGCACTGGGCCTGGGCTGGGCCTGGCTGCGTTCAAGCAAGGCCTACCGCAACCAGGGCGGCAGCGCGGACATCGACGGCGATGGCAATGCCGACCAGAGCTTCACGCCCTCGGGCGCGGAGCAGCTGGTCGAGCTCTACTACCGCTATCACGTCAATGGCCAGTTCAGCCTCTCGCCTGACGTTCAGGTCGTGCGACGCATGGGCGCGAACCCGGATGCGAGCACTGCCGCGGTCTATGGCGTGCGCGCCGCGCTGGCCTTCTGA
- a CDS encoding cupredoxin domain-containing protein has product MRRVMTMLLVLAAQAFGPVARADDMPTFSIVIRAGHFEPATLEVPANTRFRLLIKNEGPGAEEFESTELRKEKVLAPGASSFLIFQPLKPGSYRFFGEFHPDTAQGRIVAK; this is encoded by the coding sequence ATGCGCAGAGTCATGACGATGCTGCTCGTACTCGCCGCACAGGCCTTCGGGCCTGTCGCGCGGGCGGACGACATGCCGACCTTCTCGATCGTGATCCGTGCCGGGCATTTCGAGCCGGCGACGCTGGAGGTGCCGGCGAACACGCGCTTTCGTCTCCTGATCAAGAACGAGGGGCCGGGCGCGGAGGAGTTCGAAAGCACCGAGCTGCGAAAGGAGAAGGTGCTGGCGCCGGGCGCGTCGAGCTTCCTCATCTTCCAGCCGCTCAAGCCGGGTAGCTATCGCTTCTTCGGCGAATTCCATCCGGATACGGCGCAAGGCCGCATCGTCGCCAAGTAG
- a CDS encoding ankyrin repeat domain-containing protein, with amino-acid sequence MSQDFYAAASRGECAEIHRMLACDGSLVYGRDEQGATALHRAAQEGSVKAVVLLLDAGSDPNTQDREGLGALHVCASAGAARALIANGAKLELRSCCGQTPLVTQASAKGRREGVVEVLLKAGADVGSRDAHGNTALTVALGHERHALSALLRRYGAMDSWSGPEATAAARRVRWPDPV; translated from the coding sequence ATGAGTCAGGATTTCTACGCTGCTGCGAGCCGCGGCGAGTGTGCCGAGATTCACCGCATGCTGGCGTGCGACGGCTCGCTGGTCTACGGGCGAGACGAACAGGGCGCGACGGCGCTGCATCGCGCGGCGCAAGAAGGCAGCGTGAAGGCGGTGGTGTTGCTGCTTGATGCGGGTTCCGATCCGAACACGCAGGATCGCGAGGGCTTGGGCGCCCTCCATGTGTGCGCGTCTGCGGGCGCCGCGCGGGCCTTGATCGCGAACGGCGCAAAACTGGAATTGCGCTCGTGCTGCGGGCAGACACCCCTGGTAACACAAGCGTCGGCCAAGGGGCGACGCGAAGGCGTCGTCGAAGTCCTGCTCAAGGCCGGCGCTGACGTCGGCTCGCGCGACGCCCACGGCAACACGGCCCTGACCGTCGCACTGGGGCACGAGAGGCACGCACTTTCTGCCCTGTTGCGCCGCTATGGGGCGATGGACAGCTGGTCCGGACCCGAGGCGACCGCCGCGGCGCGGCGCGTGCGCTGGCCCGATCCGGTTTGA
- the tpiA gene encoding triose-phosphate isomerase produces MRKTYVIGNWKMNGSLAANKALLAGLKAGVPAAKANVAIAVCPPFVYLPSVVDAVSGSPIGVGSQDVSEYDKGAYTGEVPVAMLKEVGVTYAVIGHSERRSLFGETDEWVAKKTVAALAGGLVPVVCIGELEAEREGGLTEKVLATQLDAVLAAIPNPVPGSIVVAYEPVWAIGTGKTATPEMAQETHAFIRNYLKKGGEAFAQDTAILYGGSVKASNAAGLFAMPDIDGGLVGGASLIVEEFVGIYNAAADQFGKR; encoded by the coding sequence ATGCGCAAGACCTATGTGATCGGTAACTGGAAGATGAATGGCTCGCTGGCCGCCAACAAGGCGCTGCTGGCCGGCCTCAAGGCTGGTGTGCCCGCCGCCAAGGCCAATGTGGCGATCGCGGTCTGCCCGCCCTTCGTCTATCTGCCTTCCGTGGTGGACGCGGTCTCCGGTTCGCCGATTGGCGTGGGTTCGCAGGACGTCTCGGAATACGACAAAGGTGCCTACACTGGCGAAGTGCCGGTCGCGATGCTCAAGGAAGTCGGCGTGACTTACGCGGTCATCGGCCACTCGGAGCGCCGTTCGCTCTTCGGCGAGACCGACGAATGGGTCGCCAAGAAGACCGTGGCTGCGCTGGCCGGCGGCCTGGTGCCGGTGGTCTGCATCGGCGAGCTGGAAGCCGAACGTGAAGGCGGCCTGACCGAGAAGGTCTTGGCCACGCAACTGGACGCCGTCCTGGCTGCGATCCCCAATCCGGTGCCTGGCAGCATCGTGGTTGCCTATGAGCCCGTGTGGGCCATCGGCACCGGCAAGACCGCAACGCCGGAAATGGCGCAGGAAACCCACGCCTTCATCCGCAACTACCTGAAGAAGGGCGGCGAAGCCTTCGCCCAGGACACCGCGATCCTTTACGGTGGCAGCGTCAAGGCCAGCAACGCGGCCGGCCTGTTCGCGATGCCCGATATCGACGGTGGCCTGGTGGGCGGCGCCTCGCTGATCGTGGAAGAGTTCGTCGGCATTTACAACGCTGCGGCCGATCAGTTCGGCAAGCGCTGA
- a CDS encoding M48 family metallopeptidase, producing the protein MSLVYPNFVRCLLIAALSICSAYAQDGVRVDEGSRLKELVPAAELEQAAAQQYAQLLQEARSKNALAPEGSPQLKRLRGIAQRIIPFSNRFNQEARNWKWEINLIGSEQINAFCMPGGKIAFYTGLIDKLKLTDDEIAIVMGHEIAHALREHARARIAKSQATGIGIGLIGQVFGGGKYGDLVNLGAQVGGNLLTLKFSRSDESDADVVGLDLAARAGYDPRAGVSLWKKMESASGGNPPAWLSTHPAGSDRIKEIERRLPEVMPLYEKARRNR; encoded by the coding sequence ATGAGCCTCGTATACCCGAACTTCGTCCGCTGCCTGCTGATTGCTGCGCTGAGCATCTGCAGCGCCTATGCTCAGGACGGCGTACGCGTCGATGAAGGCTCCCGCCTCAAAGAGCTGGTGCCGGCCGCGGAACTCGAACAGGCGGCCGCCCAGCAATACGCCCAGCTCCTGCAGGAGGCCCGCAGCAAGAACGCACTAGCGCCGGAGGGCAGTCCGCAGCTCAAGCGTCTGCGCGGCATCGCGCAGCGGATCATCCCCTTCTCGAACCGCTTCAATCAGGAAGCCCGCAACTGGAAGTGGGAGATCAACCTGATCGGCTCCGAGCAGATCAACGCCTTCTGCATGCCGGGCGGCAAGATCGCCTTCTACACCGGCCTAATTGACAAACTGAAGCTGACCGACGACGAGATTGCCATCGTCATGGGCCATGAGATAGCGCACGCGCTGCGCGAGCATGCCCGGGCGAGAATAGCGAAGAGTCAGGCCACCGGCATCGGTATCGGCCTGATCGGCCAGGTCTTCGGCGGCGGCAAATATGGCGACCTTGTCAATCTTGGCGCCCAGGTCGGCGGCAATCTGCTGACCCTCAAATTCTCGCGAAGCGATGAGAGCGACGCGGATGTCGTCGGCCTGGATCTTGCTGCACGCGCGGGTTATGACCCGAGAGCCGGCGTGTCACTGTGGAAGAAGATGGAATCGGCAAGCGGGGGTAACCCGCCCGCGTGGCTATCCACGCACCCCGCCGGTTCCGATCGGATCAAGGAGATTGAGCGGCGGCTACCTGAAGTCATGCCGCTGTACGAGAAAGCCAGACGAAACCGCTGA
- a CDS encoding glycoside hydrolase family 2 protein, with product MHPHSVMPLDSGWQFRATGPDFVPEGDAKVAGDWQSASVPGTVYQDLIASGSIPDPYYGLNEQKVQWIAHADWCYRLDFKLDADALSKPDAPFADLVFEGLDTFATVWLNNVRVLESDNMFVPARVPVAYLLREGSNRLEIRFDSALRRGREREALFGKRHLWNGDSSRLYVRKAQYHYGWDWGPVLLTAGPWKPISLQRYAVRIEALESRVHLDGAEARVEANAALAGQTDGCEIEYRLLDPHGAECARAQLPAGRVACLTVKDAQRWWPAGHGFQPLYRLEARVLAGEQELARETQRLGLRSIRLVQEAVAGEGGRSFHFEVNGKAIFIGGSNWIPDDNLLNRISPERYRERVRQAVDGNQVMLRVWAGGIYEDDAFYDACDELGVLVWQDFLFACGMYPAHPAFLASVRAEAEAAVRRLRHRASLAIWCGNNEDYAIAETIGQHGPGKDMARFDARAIYEQLLPEVCAALDPERAYWPGSPYSPSATGTLVSSDSSVGDRHSWEVWHGAMLPYQDYHKVQARFVSEFGMQAHPSLAVLESVIPEDDRHPASRTVTWHNKAAAGDFPDGHRRLAVYLADTLRVGPTLADSVYATQFVQAEAMRYAYQDFRRRWQHAGARAVGGALVWQLNDCWPVTSWAIIDSAGCRKPAWFSIRRALAPLAVAVRLRDGEVLGWVMNQDEVAPALRVALEVQTFEGVVRHAAEQAVVARANGATEFRFPLPPHSPELIARVRLLDEGSSLIVEDTAWPEPFRFYELPRAQLTITPGAHAGTLRLATDKPLKGLWLGAPSGTLDDNFLDLLPGHPREIAITGDITRIRARGLNLPETDIALA from the coding sequence ATGCACCCGCACTCCGTGATGCCGCTCGACAGCGGCTGGCAGTTCCGCGCCACCGGCCCGGACTTTGTCCCTGAAGGCGATGCCAAAGTTGCCGGTGACTGGCAGTCCGCCAGCGTGCCGGGCACGGTCTATCAGGACCTGATCGCATCGGGCAGCATCCCCGATCCCTACTATGGCCTCAACGAGCAGAAGGTCCAGTGGATCGCGCATGCGGACTGGTGCTACCGGCTCGACTTCAAGCTCGACGCCGACGCGCTCTCAAAGCCCGATGCGCCTTTTGCGGACCTGGTGTTCGAGGGGCTCGATACCTTTGCCACGGTCTGGCTCAACAACGTGCGCGTGCTCGAGAGCGACAACATGTTCGTGCCCGCGCGCGTTCCCGTGGCGTACCTCCTGCGCGAAGGCAGCAACAGGCTGGAGATCCGCTTCGACTCAGCACTGCGCCGCGGCCGCGAACGTGAAGCCCTCTTCGGCAAGCGTCACCTGTGGAACGGTGATTCGAGTCGCCTGTACGTGCGCAAGGCGCAGTACCACTACGGCTGGGACTGGGGTCCGGTGCTGCTGACCGCGGGCCCCTGGAAGCCCATCTCCCTGCAGCGCTATGCGGTGCGCATCGAGGCGCTCGAGAGCCGGGTCCATCTGGACGGCGCAGAGGCTCGCGTCGAAGCGAATGCCGCGCTCGCCGGGCAAACGGACGGTTGCGAGATCGAATACCGCCTGCTCGATCCGCACGGCGCCGAGTGCGCACGGGCGCAACTCCCGGCAGGACGCGTCGCCTGCCTGACGGTAAAGGACGCGCAACGCTGGTGGCCTGCCGGTCATGGCTTCCAGCCGCTCTACCGGCTGGAAGCGCGCGTGCTTGCCGGCGAGCAGGAACTCGCGCGCGAAACGCAACGCCTCGGGCTGCGCAGCATCCGGCTGGTGCAGGAGGCGGTCGCCGGCGAGGGCGGGCGCTCCTTCCATTTCGAGGTCAATGGCAAGGCGATCTTCATCGGCGGTTCGAACTGGATCCCCGACGACAACCTGCTCAATCGCATCTCTCCCGAGCGTTATCGCGAACGCGTGCGGCAGGCGGTCGACGGTAACCAGGTCATGCTGCGCGTGTGGGCTGGCGGCATCTACGAGGACGACGCTTTCTACGACGCCTGCGACGAACTCGGCGTACTGGTCTGGCAGGACTTCCTCTTCGCCTGCGGCATGTATCCCGCGCATCCGGCCTTCCTGGCCAGCGTGAGGGCCGAGGCCGAGGCCGCCGTGCGCCGCCTGCGCCACCGCGCCAGCCTCGCGATCTGGTGCGGCAACAACGAGGACTATGCGATCGCCGAAACCATCGGCCAGCACGGTCCCGGCAAGGACATGGCGCGCTTCGATGCGCGCGCGATCTACGAGCAGCTGTTGCCCGAGGTCTGCGCCGCGCTCGACCCCGAGCGCGCCTACTGGCCCGGCAGCCCGTACAGCCCGAGCGCGACCGGCACGCTGGTCTCGTCCGACTCCAGCGTCGGCGACCGGCACAGCTGGGAGGTCTGGCACGGCGCGATGCTGCCTTACCAGGACTATCACAAGGTCCAGGCGCGCTTCGTCTCGGAGTTCGGCATGCAGGCGCACCCTTCGCTGGCCGTGCTCGAATCGGTGATCCCTGAAGACGATCGTCACCCGGCGTCGCGCACGGTGACCTGGCACAACAAGGCAGCCGCCGGCGACTTTCCCGACGGCCATCGCCGGCTCGCCGTCTATCTCGCTGACACCTTGCGCGTCGGCCCGACGCTGGCCGACTCCGTCTATGCGACGCAATTCGTGCAGGCCGAGGCCATGCGCTACGCCTACCAGGACTTCCGTCGCCGCTGGCAACACGCCGGTGCGCGCGCGGTCGGCGGCGCGCTGGTCTGGCAGCTCAATGACTGCTGGCCGGTCACCAGCTGGGCGATCATCGATTCGGCGGGTTGCCGCAAGCCCGCCTGGTTCAGCATTCGTCGCGCCCTGGCGCCGCTGGCGGTAGCGGTGCGCTTGCGCGACGGCGAAGTCCTGGGCTGGGTCATGAATCAGGACGAAGTCGCGCCCGCGCTACGCGTTGCGCTCGAAGTGCAGACCTTCGAGGGAGTCGTACGCCACGCCGCCGAGCAGGCCGTCGTCGCCCGCGCGAACGGCGCGACCGAGTTCCGCTTTCCCCTGCCGCCCCACTCACCCGAGCTCATCGCCCGGGTCCGCCTGCTCGACGAGGGCAGCAGCCTGATCGTGGAGGACACGGCCTGGCCGGAACCCTTCCGCTTCTATGAGCTGCCACGGGCCCAGCTCACGATCACGCCGGGCGCACACGCAGGCACGCTCCGCCTTGCGACCGACAAGCCGCTCAAGGGACTCTGGCTCGGCGCCCCGTCGGGAACGCTGGATGACAACTTCCTGGACCTGCTGCCCGGCCATCCGCGCGAGATCGCCATCACGGGAGACATCACCCGCATCCGCGCGCGCGGCTTGAATCTGCCCGAAACCGACATCGCCCTCGCGTGA
- a CDS encoding DsbA family protein, which produces MSTTLHYVHDPLCGWCYAAAPLTKAAARVPGLAIALHGGGLFTGEGRRHAGPALRDYVIPHDQRIAMASGQPFGEAYFEGLLRDEAAVFDSEPPIRAVMAADALGRGLDYFHRAQTAHYVEGRRISEATTLHALALELELGATAFAAAMEAIDAAQLQAHMQESRALMQTVGGRGFPTFALEQDGTWRRIELNAFLGQPEAFAAELAKAV; this is translated from the coding sequence ATGTCGACCACGCTGCACTACGTCCACGATCCCCTTTGCGGCTGGTGCTATGCCGCCGCGCCGCTGACCAAGGCCGCCGCCCGCGTACCCGGGCTCGCCATCGCGCTGCACGGTGGCGGGCTCTTCACCGGGGAAGGTCGGCGCCATGCCGGCCCTGCCCTGCGCGACTACGTGATACCGCACGACCAGCGCATCGCGATGGCTTCCGGCCAGCCCTTCGGTGAAGCCTATTTCGAAGGTCTGCTGCGCGACGAAGCGGCGGTCTTCGACTCCGAACCCCCGATCCGCGCCGTGATGGCCGCCGATGCGCTTGGACGCGGCCTGGATTACTTCCATCGCGCCCAGACCGCGCATTACGTGGAAGGGCGGCGGATCAGCGAGGCGACCACGCTGCATGCGCTGGCGCTGGAGCTCGAACTGGGCGCGACCGCCTTCGCGGCAGCCATGGAAGCCATCGACGCCGCACAGCTGCAGGCGCACATGCAGGAAAGCCGCGCGCTGATGCAGACCGTCGGCGGCCGCGGCTTCCCCACCTTCGCGCTGGAGCAGGACGGCACCTGGCGCCGCATCGAACTCAATGCCTTCCTGGGCCAACCCGAAGCTTTCGCTGCCGAATTGGCGAAGGCGGTCTGA
- a CDS encoding iron transporter — protein MSFSLRHAAAVGALALAANAAQALEYPIGTPQQRNGMEIAAVYLQPVVMEPDGMMLKAEESDIHIEADIHALANNPNGFEEGAWIPYLLIKYEVSKIGSEQKVGGDFMPMVANDGAHYGDNIKLFGPGKYKVKYTILPPSANPHAHFGRHTDRLTGVRPWFKAFDVEYEFTYVGTGKKGGY, from the coding sequence ATGTCTTTTTCGCTCCGTCATGCCGCAGCTGTCGGTGCGCTGGCCCTTGCCGCAAACGCCGCCCAGGCGCTCGAATATCCGATCGGCACGCCCCAACAACGCAACGGGATGGAAATCGCCGCGGTGTATCTGCAGCCGGTCGTCATGGAGCCCGACGGCATGATGCTCAAGGCCGAAGAGTCGGATATCCATATCGAGGCGGACATCCACGCGCTCGCCAACAACCCGAACGGCTTCGAAGAAGGCGCCTGGATTCCGTATCTGCTGATCAAGTACGAGGTCAGCAAGATCGGGAGCGAGCAGAAGGTCGGCGGCGACTTCATGCCCATGGTGGCCAACGATGGCGCGCACTACGGCGACAACATCAAGCTCTTCGGTCCAGGCAAGTACAAGGTCAAGTACACGATCCTGCCGCCCTCGGCCAATCCGCATGCGCACTTCGGCCGCCACACCGATCGCCTGACGGGCGTGCGTCCGTGGTTCAAGGCCTTCGACGTCGAATACGAATTCACCTACGTCGGCACCGGCAAGAAGGGCGGCTATTGA
- a CDS encoding MarR family transcriptional regulator, whose translation MPNEHESEPLFTAENYRVQDSFGFLINSLRARMMAVMDRELAPLDITSAQWAVLVQIAETPGCTAAALCRRVLYDTGSMTRMLDRLEEKGLIRRARSEHDRRAAYLHLTDTGQEVHKQLPAYAARVLNAHFEGFSADEVSALKSLLTRMLTNAERLATND comes from the coding sequence ATGCCCAACGAGCACGAAAGCGAGCCCTTGTTCACTGCTGAGAACTATCGCGTTCAGGACAGTTTCGGATTCCTGATCAACAGTTTGCGGGCCCGGATGATGGCCGTCATGGACCGCGAACTCGCCCCGCTGGACATCACCAGCGCCCAATGGGCCGTCCTGGTGCAGATTGCCGAGACACCCGGCTGCACTGCAGCCGCACTTTGCCGCCGGGTGCTCTACGACACCGGCTCCATGACCCGGATGCTCGATCGCCTGGAAGAGAAAGGTCTGATCCGGCGGGCGCGCAGCGAGCATGACCGGCGCGCGGCCTACCTGCACCTCACCGACACTGGCCAGGAAGTGCACAAACAACTGCCCGCCTACGCGGCCCGTGTGCTCAACGCGCACTTCGAAGGCTTCTCGGCCGACGAAGTATCCGCGCTCAAGAGCTTGCTCACGCGCATGCTGACAAACGCGGAAAGGCTCGCCACCAACGACTAG